One Gloeobacter morelensis MG652769 DNA window includes the following coding sequences:
- a CDS encoding BamA/TamA family outer membrane protein, giving the protein MHPLFGRSGHGQTAASVLLVAQLGFTPALLAQEQAPPAAAPEAPPAGTAQPAETPPAATPAVPDTPPAEPQQAPTEPTAPAEPQVLVAEVRVVASKGKLGDSLEGRVYNAIRTRPGQTTTRTQLQQDINAVFATGYFADVKATPEDTPLGVRVTFDVSPNPTLEAVSTEGATLLPETVVQETFKNQVGQTLNFGELQRGVKSIEEWYAERGYVLAKVADVQSTPDGKVKLTVAEGIIEDIRVKGNTRTRDFIVTREVALKAGGVFNRNAIQRDLQRVYALNIFKDVGLDLGQGQDPQKVVVNIKVEEKSTGSIAAGAGVNSAYGFFGTLSLQESNLGGNNQKIGLDVQGGGQILLFNLSFTDPWLAGDPNRTSLSTNIFNRQAFSYVFNGGGVGVLNPRTGFVETPRENRLGLGVIFGRPLNNEWRASAGARFETVQLRDFLGRRYTTDNLGNPLTISGTDTDRLFFLQGALVRDTRDNPNTPRSGSVLRGSLDQSVGVLGDVFFTRPTVSYSQFIPMDILPWGQGKQVLALNSSVGTVFGSLPPYEAFTLGGGNSVRGFFEGNLGTGRSYMINSVEFRAPVFDPVGAALFVDYGTTLGSQAAVLGAPAIVRGKIGAGLGYGIGLRVQSPLGPLRIDFAANTAGLPSQVHFGLGEKF; this is encoded by the coding sequence ATGCACCCACTTTTTGGACGTTCTGGTCACGGGCAGACTGCTGCCTCGGTGCTGCTTGTCGCCCAGTTGGGATTCACCCCGGCGCTTCTAGCCCAGGAGCAGGCGCCGCCGGCTGCTGCTCCGGAGGCTCCTCCCGCCGGTACGGCACAGCCCGCTGAGACGCCGCCCGCCGCTACCCCGGCCGTCCCGGATACGCCGCCGGCCGAACCGCAGCAGGCTCCCACCGAACCGACCGCTCCTGCCGAGCCGCAGGTGCTCGTAGCCGAAGTCCGGGTCGTAGCGAGCAAGGGCAAGCTCGGCGACTCCCTCGAAGGGCGCGTCTACAATGCCATCCGCACCCGCCCCGGCCAGACCACCACCCGCACCCAACTGCAGCAGGACATCAACGCCGTCTTTGCCACCGGCTACTTCGCCGACGTCAAGGCCACCCCGGAGGACACCCCGCTCGGCGTGCGCGTCACCTTCGACGTATCCCCCAACCCGACCCTGGAGGCGGTGAGTACCGAGGGGGCCACCCTGCTGCCGGAGACCGTGGTGCAAGAAACGTTCAAAAACCAGGTGGGCCAGACACTCAACTTTGGTGAACTGCAGCGCGGCGTCAAATCGATCGAAGAATGGTACGCCGAGCGCGGCTATGTGCTCGCCAAAGTCGCCGACGTGCAATCGACCCCCGACGGCAAAGTCAAGCTCACCGTCGCCGAGGGGATCATCGAGGATATCCGCGTCAAGGGCAACACCCGCACGCGCGACTTTATCGTGACCCGCGAAGTCGCCCTCAAGGCGGGGGGAGTATTTAACCGCAACGCTATCCAGCGCGACTTGCAGCGGGTCTACGCACTCAATATTTTCAAGGATGTGGGCCTCGACCTGGGCCAGGGGCAAGATCCCCAAAAAGTGGTCGTCAATATCAAAGTCGAAGAGAAAAGTACCGGCTCGATCGCCGCGGGTGCAGGCGTCAACTCGGCCTACGGCTTTTTTGGCACCCTGTCGCTGCAGGAGAGCAACCTGGGCGGCAACAACCAGAAGATCGGCCTCGATGTGCAGGGCGGCGGCCAGATTTTGCTGTTTAACTTGAGCTTTACCGACCCGTGGCTCGCGGGCGACCCCAATCGCACGTCGCTTTCGACGAACATTTTCAACCGCCAGGCCTTCAGCTACGTCTTCAACGGCGGTGGCGTCGGGGTGCTCAACCCGCGTACGGGCTTCGTCGAGACGCCCCGCGAAAATCGCCTCGGTCTGGGGGTCATCTTTGGTCGGCCCCTCAACAACGAATGGCGCGCCTCGGCGGGGGCACGCTTCGAAACGGTCCAGTTGCGCGACTTTTTGGGGCGGCGCTATACCACCGACAACCTCGGCAACCCCCTCACGATCAGCGGCACCGACACCGACCGGCTCTTTTTCCTGCAGGGGGCGCTGGTGCGCGACACCCGCGACAACCCGAACACGCCGCGCTCCGGCTCGGTGTTGCGCGGTTCTTTGGACCAGTCGGTGGGAGTGTTGGGGGATGTCTTCTTCACGCGGCCGACCGTCTCCTACAGCCAGTTCATCCCGATGGACATCCTCCCCTGGGGCCAGGGCAAGCAGGTACTCGCCCTCAACAGTTCTGTGGGTACGGTCTTCGGCTCGCTGCCGCCCTACGAAGCCTTTACCCTGGGCGGCGGCAACTCGGTGCGCGGCTTTTTTGAAGGCAACCTCGGCACCGGCCGCAGCTATATGATCAACTCCGTCGAGTTTCGCGCCCCGGTCTTCGATCCGGTGGGGGCGGCGCTTTTTGTCGACTACGGCACCACCCTCGGTTCCCAGGCGGCCGTCCTCGGGGCGCCGGCCATCGTGCGCGGCAAAATCGGCGCGGGCCTGGGCTACGGCATCGGCCTGCGTGTCCAGTCGCCCCTCGGTCCCCTGCGCATCGACTTTGCCGCCAACACCGCCGGGCTGCCCAGCCAGGTGCACTTTGGCCTTGGAGAAAAATTTTAG
- a CDS encoding bifunctional nuclease family protein — translation MAVEMKVAAIALDAASRLPIVILRDLHDRRALPIWIGKAEANAILQALEGQRPPRPMTHDLLADLCKEWDLHVEKIVIHSLQNNTFYAIITVRRGKQRKEIDSRPSDAIALALRTMTPIWAMEEVIAEASIPVDQEADEAEREAFRDFLQTLNPNDFIRG, via the coding sequence ATGGCGGTAGAGATGAAGGTTGCAGCAATTGCCCTGGACGCGGCGAGCCGTCTGCCGATTGTGATCCTGCGCGATCTGCACGACCGCCGTGCCCTTCCTATCTGGATCGGCAAGGCCGAAGCGAACGCCATCTTGCAAGCCCTCGAAGGACAGCGCCCCCCCCGCCCGATGACCCACGACCTGCTTGCCGATCTGTGCAAGGAGTGGGATCTTCATGTCGAAAAAATTGTTATTCACTCTTTGCAAAACAACACTTTCTACGCGATCATTACGGTCCGCCGCGGCAAGCAGCGCAAAGAAATCGACTCGCGCCCCAGCGATGCAATTGCGCTGGCGTTGCGCACGATGACGCCCATCTGGGCGATGGAAGAAGTGATCGCCGAAGCGTCCATTCCAGTCGATCAAGAAGCCGACGAAGCCGAACGCGAAGCATTCCGGGATTTTTTGCAGACGCTCAACCCCAACGACTTCATCCGGGGCTGA
- the lpxC gene encoding UDP-3-O-acyl-N-acetylglucosamine deacetylase, translating to MQQQTLAATVQLSGISLHKGASVAVRLCPAPAGSGRYFVRADLAGTPAIPALARGFRPSPLCTTLSENDAAIQTVEHVLAALYGLGIDNCRIEVDGPELPILDGSARPYVEAMVRSGTVLQNAPRRFYQIAEPVAVYERDAFVAAMPTDTPALQVSYGIDFAHPIGRHWFSLKLTSENFAREVAPARTFTLQSQVEQLLSCGLIQGGSLDCALVAGADDWLTPPTWPDEPARHKLLDLLGDLSLAGVALGGHIVAYKAGHALHGRLARALAEKVPVPSACSQKPSQ from the coding sequence GTGCAGCAGCAGACCCTGGCCGCCACCGTCCAGCTTTCGGGCATCTCTTTGCACAAGGGGGCGTCCGTCGCCGTGCGGCTGTGCCCGGCTCCTGCAGGCAGCGGCCGGTACTTTGTGCGCGCCGATCTTGCCGGCACCCCGGCGATCCCGGCCCTGGCCCGCGGCTTTCGTCCGAGTCCCCTGTGCACCACCCTCAGCGAGAACGACGCGGCGATTCAGACCGTCGAGCACGTGCTTGCGGCCCTCTACGGTCTGGGGATCGACAACTGCCGCATCGAGGTGGACGGTCCCGAACTGCCCATCCTCGACGGCTCCGCCCGCCCCTACGTCGAGGCGATGGTCCGCTCGGGAACCGTCCTGCAAAACGCTCCCCGGCGCTTCTATCAGATTGCCGAACCGGTAGCCGTCTACGAGCGCGACGCCTTCGTAGCCGCCATGCCCACCGACACCCCGGCTTTGCAGGTCAGTTACGGTATCGACTTCGCCCACCCGATCGGCCGGCACTGGTTCAGCCTCAAGCTGACCTCTGAGAATTTTGCCCGCGAGGTGGCTCCGGCGCGCACCTTCACGCTCCAGTCCCAGGTCGAGCAACTGCTCTCCTGTGGTCTGATTCAGGGAGGCAGCCTCGATTGCGCCCTGGTGGCCGGTGCCGACGACTGGCTCACACCGCCCACCTGGCCCGACGAGCCTGCCCGCCACAAGCTGCTCGATCTGTTGGGGGATTTGAGTCTGGCGGGAGTCGCCCTCGGTGGACACATCGTCGCCTACAAAGCGGGCCACGCCCTGCACGGCAGGCTCGCCCGCGCCCTTGCCGAAAAGGTTCCCGTTCCATCCGCATGCTCTCAAAAGCCGTCCCAATGA
- the scpB gene encoding SMC-Scp complex subunit ScpB gives MPSTNLKTRLEAVLYLKARPLNLEQLSRYAECDRDDCREALLELLEDYAGRDGALEIADTAEGYALQLRSPLQDLIQRLVPADLGVGAQRTLALIALKGPLAQSELVELRGSGAYDQVRDLVGKGFISRCAEGRSYKLRVTEKFFQYFAIEDVRDLVR, from the coding sequence ATGCCGTCGACGAATCTCAAGACCCGCCTGGAGGCGGTGCTCTACCTTAAAGCCCGTCCGCTGAACCTCGAGCAGCTCAGCCGCTACGCGGAGTGCGATCGGGACGATTGCCGCGAGGCGTTGCTTGAGTTGCTCGAAGATTATGCCGGCCGCGACGGTGCTCTGGAGATTGCCGATACCGCCGAAGGCTACGCCCTGCAACTGAGGTCCCCCTTGCAAGATCTCATCCAGCGGCTGGTGCCCGCCGACCTGGGGGTGGGCGCCCAGCGCACCCTGGCCTTGATCGCCCTCAAAGGCCCCCTCGCCCAGAGCGAACTGGTGGAGTTGCGCGGTTCGGGAGCCTACGATCAAGTGCGCGACCTGGTCGGCAAGGGCTTCATCTCCCGCTGCGCCGAGGGGCGCTCCTACAAGCTGCGCGTCACTGAGAAGTTCTTTCAGTACTTTGCCATCGAAGATGTGCGGGATCTGGTGAGGTAG
- a CDS encoding helix-turn-helix domain-containing protein, translating to MDPAMVKFGTTTGGGTWQWRFKVLAPIKAAANPAIASPADKIATVRAALSLNIKELAAILRVQRPTVYSWIEGEAEPQTENARRLNALFELARSWSGLAAQPLGEDVRRPHFQEGRSFAELLSEGDLNDPSLREKLRELEAAQRARTTRKKKSLRETLAEKGINLPRNSETVDMLTGKRISDE from the coding sequence ATGGACCCTGCGATGGTGAAATTCGGGACGACGACGGGGGGCGGGACCTGGCAGTGGCGGTTCAAGGTACTCGCTCCCATAAAAGCTGCGGCTAATCCAGCCATTGCCTCCCCGGCGGACAAAATTGCAACCGTGCGTGCGGCTTTATCACTCAACATCAAAGAACTGGCAGCGATCCTGAGGGTGCAGCGGCCTACGGTGTACTCGTGGATCGAGGGGGAAGCGGAGCCGCAAACGGAAAATGCGCGCCGTTTGAATGCCCTCTTTGAACTCGCGCGCTCCTGGTCGGGATTAGCAGCGCAACCCCTGGGAGAGGATGTTCGCCGCCCGCACTTTCAGGAGGGCAGGTCTTTTGCTGAGCTACTTTCTGAAGGGGACCTCAACGACCCTTCGCTCCGGGAGAAGCTTCGGGAACTGGAGGCTGCCCAGAGAGCTAGAACCACTCGCAAAAAGAAAAGTCTCCGGGAAACCCTTGCTGAAAAGGGTATCAACCTTCCCCGCAATAGCGAAACGGTCGACATGCTGACGGGAAAACGCATCAGCGATGAATGA
- a CDS encoding DegT/DnrJ/EryC1/StrS family aminotransferase: MIPILDLSLQTAQLLPEIEKTLHEICTSGSFILGRHGRALEAEIAALIGTRSGLGVASGTDALHLVLRALGIGPGEEVITSPFTFIATAEAISYCGATPVFVDIDPETFNIDPAQIEACITGRTRAILPVHLFGQAADMDPILEIGHRRGLHVIEDSAQAIGTLYKDRPVGSMGVAGCLSFYPTKNLGAFGDGGMVVTSDEGLRDRVAALRVHGQTRRYYHDEVGYCSRLDEMQAAVLRIKLPHLETWNRRRAEIARHYDELLADLPLLTPVRAPYSTHTYHQYTVRSVHRDQFVAGLGEQKVGVGIYYPVPLHLQNAYAALGYQPGDLPTAEQAAAEVFSLPMFPELSDAQIEGVARAMRAAAPVAWV, translated from the coding sequence TTGATACCGATTCTCGACCTGTCGCTGCAGACAGCCCAACTGCTTCCTGAAATCGAAAAGACCCTGCACGAAATTTGCACCAGCGGCAGTTTTATCCTCGGTCGCCATGGCCGCGCCCTCGAAGCGGAGATCGCGGCTTTGATCGGGACAAGGTCCGGCCTCGGCGTCGCCTCGGGCACCGACGCGCTGCACCTGGTGCTCAGGGCCCTGGGCATCGGGCCGGGGGAGGAAGTGATCACTTCGCCCTTTACGTTTATCGCCACCGCCGAGGCGATCTCCTACTGCGGGGCGACGCCGGTCTTTGTCGACATCGACCCGGAGACTTTCAACATTGACCCCGCCCAGATCGAAGCGTGCATCACCGGGCGCACCCGGGCGATTTTGCCGGTGCATCTTTTTGGTCAGGCCGCCGATATGGACCCGATTTTGGAGATTGGCCACCGCCGGGGCCTGCACGTCATCGAAGACAGCGCCCAGGCGATCGGCACGCTTTACAAAGACCGTCCGGTCGGTTCGATGGGGGTGGCGGGCTGTCTGAGCTTTTATCCCACCAAGAATCTGGGAGCCTTCGGCGATGGGGGCATGGTGGTCACCTCCGACGAAGGGCTGCGCGATCGGGTCGCTGCGCTGCGGGTGCACGGCCAGACCCGGCGCTACTACCACGACGAAGTCGGTTACTGCTCGCGCCTCGACGAGATGCAGGCGGCGGTACTGCGCATCAAATTGCCCCATCTCGAAACCTGGAACCGGCGCCGCGCCGAAATTGCCCGACACTACGACGAACTATTGGCGGATTTGCCGCTGCTCACCCCGGTGCGCGCCCCCTATTCGACCCACACCTACCACCAGTACACCGTGCGCTCGGTCCACCGCGACCAGTTCGTGGCGGGCCTGGGCGAGCAAAAAGTCGGGGTGGGCATCTACTACCCGGTACCGCTGCATCTGCAAAACGCTTATGCCGCCCTGGGCTACCAACCCGGGGATCTGCCCACAGCCGAGCAGGCAGCGGCAGAAGTCTTCTCTTTGCCGATGTTTCCGGAATTGAGTGACGCCCAAATCGAGGGGGTGGCGCGGGCAATGCGCGCGGCGGCACCGGTGGCCTGGGTCTAG
- the uvrB gene encoding excinuclease ABC subunit UvrB, which yields MTDDRFVVSAPYRPTGDQPRAIAQLSAGALRGVPFQTLLGATGTGKTFTIANVIEKVGKPTLILAHNKTLAAQLCNELREFFPDNAVEYFVSYYDYYQPEAYIPQTDTYIEKSASINDEIDMLRHSATRSLFERRDVIVVASVSCIYGLGMPEEYLRAAIPLKVGSNTDQRELLRQLVTVQYERNDIDLGRGRFRVRGDVVEIGPAYEDRIIRVEFFGDEVEAVRWLNPVTGEVVRSVNSLNIYPAKHFVTPEEQLEQACLAIEQELEARVAELEGENKLLEAQRIKQRTRYDLEMLREVGYCNGVENYSRHLAARRPGEAPSCLIDYFPEDWLLVVDESHVTIPQIRGMYNGDAQRKKVLIDHGFRLPSAADNRPLKAPEFWDKVRQAIFVSATPGDWEVELSGGGRDPETGRMAGEHVAEQIIRPTGVLDPEVFVRPVAGQVDDLLHEIHDRVERRERVLVTTLTKRMAEDLTEYFQERGVKVRYLHSEIQAIERIEILQALRQGDFDVLIGVNLLREGLDLPEVSLVAILDADKEGFLRAERSLIQTIGRAARHVRGQVIMYADRLTASMDKAISETERRRLIQRAYNEAHGLTPQPIVKRLDANSILDYLAVSRRLNQQELEAATSAPAQVALADIPELVSQLEIQMRDAAKKLEFEKAAEYRDKIHKLRERLLGK from the coding sequence ATGACCGACGACCGCTTCGTAGTCTCGGCTCCTTACCGGCCGACGGGGGACCAGCCCCGGGCCATTGCGCAGCTGAGCGCCGGCGCCCTGAGGGGCGTGCCGTTTCAGACCCTTCTGGGGGCGACCGGCACCGGCAAGACCTTCACGATCGCCAATGTCATCGAAAAAGTCGGCAAGCCGACGCTGATCCTGGCCCACAACAAGACCCTCGCCGCCCAGCTTTGCAACGAATTGCGCGAATTTTTTCCCGACAATGCTGTCGAATACTTTGTTTCCTATTACGACTACTACCAGCCCGAAGCGTACATTCCCCAGACCGACACCTACATCGAAAAATCGGCGAGCATCAACGACGAAATCGACATGCTGCGCCACTCGGCCACCCGCTCGCTCTTCGAGCGGCGCGACGTGATTGTCGTTGCCTCCGTCAGCTGCATCTACGGCCTGGGTATGCCCGAAGAATACCTGCGCGCCGCCATTCCCCTCAAAGTCGGATCGAATACTGATCAGCGCGAGTTGCTGCGTCAACTGGTCACGGTGCAGTACGAGCGCAACGACATCGATCTGGGTCGCGGTCGCTTCAGGGTGCGCGGCGATGTGGTCGAGATTGGCCCCGCCTACGAGGATCGAATCATCCGGGTCGAATTTTTTGGCGACGAAGTCGAGGCGGTGCGCTGGCTTAACCCGGTCACCGGCGAGGTGGTCCGCTCGGTCAACAGCCTCAACATCTACCCGGCCAAGCACTTTGTCACCCCCGAGGAGCAGCTGGAGCAGGCCTGCCTCGCCATCGAGCAAGAACTGGAGGCGCGCGTGGCCGAACTGGAGGGCGAAAACAAGCTGCTGGAGGCCCAGCGCATCAAGCAGCGCACCCGCTACGACCTGGAGATGCTGCGCGAGGTGGGTTACTGCAACGGCGTCGAAAATTATTCGCGCCACCTGGCTGCCCGCCGGCCGGGCGAAGCACCCTCCTGCCTCATCGATTATTTTCCGGAGGACTGGCTGTTGGTGGTCGACGAATCCCACGTCACCATCCCCCAGATCCGCGGCATGTACAACGGCGACGCCCAGCGCAAAAAAGTGCTCATCGATCACGGCTTCAGGCTCCCTTCGGCCGCCGACAACCGCCCGCTCAAAGCACCTGAATTCTGGGATAAAGTTCGCCAGGCCATCTTCGTCTCGGCCACCCCGGGCGATTGGGAAGTCGAACTCTCGGGCGGCGGTCGCGACCCCGAGACCGGCCGCATGGCAGGCGAGCACGTCGCCGAGCAGATTATTCGTCCCACCGGCGTGCTCGATCCTGAGGTCTTTGTGCGGCCGGTGGCAGGGCAGGTGGACGATTTGCTCCACGAAATTCACGACCGGGTCGAGCGCCGCGAGCGGGTGCTGGTCACCACCCTCACCAAGCGCATGGCCGAGGATCTCACCGAGTACTTCCAGGAGCGGGGGGTCAAAGTCCGCTATTTGCACTCCGAAATTCAGGCCATCGAGCGCATCGAAATCTTGCAGGCCTTGCGCCAGGGCGATTTTGACGTGCTCATCGGCGTCAACTTGCTCAGAGAAGGGCTCGATTTGCCGGAAGTGTCGCTAGTCGCGATTCTCGATGCCGACAAAGAAGGCTTCCTGCGCGCCGAGCGCTCGCTCATCCAGACCATCGGCCGGGCGGCGCGCCACGTGCGCGGCCAGGTGATCATGTACGCCGACCGCCTCACCGCCTCGATGGACAAAGCGATCAGCGAGACCGAGCGCCGCCGCCTGATCCAGAGGGCCTACAACGAAGCACACGGCCTCACCCCCCAACCCATCGTCAAGCGCCTGGATGCCAACAGCATCCTCGACTACCTGGCGGTTTCCCGCCGCCTCAACCAGCAGGAACTCGAAGCGGCCACTTCTGCCCCGGCGCAAGTGGCCCTCGCCGACATCCCCGAACTGGTTTCGCAACTGGAAATCCAGATGCGCGATGCAGCCAAGAAGTTGGAGTTCGAAAAAGCGGCCGAATACCGCGACAAGATCCACAAATTGCGCGAAAGGCTGCTGGGCAAGTAG
- a CDS encoding Gfo/Idh/MocA family protein — translation MLQNTGDSVPIRVGVIGVGNMGQHHTRVLSLLKDLTLVGIADVDEARGLDVASKYRVQFFKDYRELLEHVDAVCIAVPTRLHYTVGQECLKSRRHILIEKPIAAHISEAEELVNLAAQNGRILQVGHIERFNPAFRELRNVLKQEELLAFEAHRMSPYSSRANDVSVVFDLMIHDIDLLLELVPHPVVKMTAAGNRATHSGYLDYVTATVVFSNGTVANLTASKVTHRKIRTLSAHCKNSLVEADFLSGEVLIHRPPESDYTTEYGQVLYRQAGLIEKVQTSNIEPLSAELEHFIHCVRGGNQPSVGGEQALKALRLAAQIEQVALDGKMWYGTDPDLAEILA, via the coding sequence ATGCTGCAAAATACGGGTGACTCCGTGCCTATCCGCGTCGGTGTCATCGGCGTGGGCAACATGGGCCAGCACCATACCCGGGTGCTGAGTCTGCTCAAGGATTTGACCCTGGTCGGCATCGCCGATGTCGACGAAGCGCGCGGCCTGGATGTAGCCAGTAAATACCGGGTGCAGTTTTTTAAAGACTACCGCGAACTGCTCGAGCACGTCGATGCTGTCTGCATCGCGGTACCCACCCGCCTGCACTACACCGTCGGGCAGGAATGTCTTAAATCGCGGCGGCACATTTTGATCGAAAAGCCGATTGCCGCCCACATCTCCGAGGCCGAAGAACTGGTCAACCTCGCCGCCCAAAACGGCCGCATTTTGCAGGTGGGCCACATCGAGCGGTTCAACCCGGCCTTTCGCGAGCTGCGCAACGTCCTCAAGCAAGAAGAACTGCTCGCCTTCGAAGCCCACCGCATGAGCCCCTATTCGTCGCGGGCCAACGACGTTTCGGTGGTCTTCGACTTGATGATCCACGACATCGACTTGCTTTTAGAACTGGTGCCCCACCCGGTGGTCAAGATGACCGCCGCCGGCAACCGCGCCACCCACTCGGGCTATCTCGATTACGTGACCGCCACGGTCGTCTTCTCCAACGGCACCGTCGCCAACCTGACCGCGAGCAAAGTCACCCACCGCAAGATCCGTACCCTCTCGGCCCACTGCAAAAACAGCCTGGTGGAGGCCGATTTTTTGAGCGGCGAAGTGCTCATCCACCGCCCCCCCGAGTCGGACTACACCACCGAGTACGGCCAGGTGCTCTACCGCCAGGCGGGCCTGATCGAGAAGGTTCAGACCAGCAATATCGAACCATTAAGCGCCGAACTCGAACACTTTATCCACTGCGTGCGCGGCGGCAACCAGCCGTCGGTGGGGGGCGAGCAAGCCCTCAAGGCCCTGCGCCTGGCGGCGCAAATCGAGCAGGTGGCCCTCGACGGCAAAATGTGGTACGGTACCGACCCAGATTTGGCGGAGATCCTCGCTTGA
- a CDS encoding segregation/condensation protein A, with protein sequence MPKDAIGILIDLARRGEIDPWDIDVVQLTDRFLQSLGSLNVSDLPRSGQALFYASVLVHMKAEILEGSMQLPEPLDMPEDEEEALSHPLGPNGPAVALERLIRRRPAVPAMVDRPLTLNDLIAHLREVEQMEGHQAQKRTAERRPPLKGPMVRTMEQVEHLAHQENLEAIVTGLWAVLTTKGVTAFEKLLEHYRDRVGAFLGLLFLAHRDRVVLAQAEFYRDIEIYAVDESQDPPGGGALP encoded by the coding sequence ATGCCCAAAGATGCGATCGGTATATTGATAGACCTGGCCCGGCGGGGTGAAATCGATCCGTGGGATATCGACGTGGTGCAGTTGACCGATCGCTTCTTGCAATCGCTCGGCAGCCTCAACGTTTCGGACCTGCCCCGCTCGGGCCAGGCGCTTTTTTATGCTTCGGTGCTGGTGCACATGAAGGCGGAGATCCTCGAAGGATCGATGCAATTGCCCGAGCCGCTCGACATGCCGGAGGACGAAGAAGAGGCGCTGTCGCACCCGCTGGGCCCCAACGGACCGGCGGTGGCGCTTGAGCGCCTGATCCGCCGCCGTCCGGCGGTGCCAGCGATGGTCGATCGGCCCCTGACCCTCAACGATCTGATTGCCCATCTGCGCGAAGTCGAGCAAATGGAGGGCCACCAGGCCCAAAAGCGCACCGCCGAGCGCCGCCCACCCCTCAAAGGTCCGATGGTGCGCACCATGGAGCAAGTCGAGCATCTGGCCCACCAGGAGAACCTCGAAGCGATCGTGACCGGATTGTGGGCGGTGCTCACCACCAAAGGCGTCACCGCCTTCGAAAAATTGTTAGAACACTATCGGGATCGCGTCGGAGCGTTCCTGGGTTTGCTGTTTCTGGCGCACCGCGATCGGGTGGTGCTCGCCCAGGCCGAATTTTACAGAGATATCGAGATCTATGCCGTCGACGAATCTCAAGACCCGCCTGGAGGCGGTGCTCTACCTTAA
- the lpxD gene encoding UDP-3-O-(3-hydroxymyristoyl)glucosamine N-acyltransferase, which yields MGVQFSAAELTDLVGGELSGDPGRLVVGARPPEEAEGGDLTFALDLHARKLIETTRAGVAITPVRWPFEHLTQIVVANPRLAMAQVLAHMFPQPIAMPPAGIHPSAVVHPSALVHPSASVAALVYVGPRAAVGAETRLFPGVYVGAEAVVGSGCLIYPNVVLMDGICLGDRVVIHAGSVLGSDGYGFVPTGERHLKVPQVGTVVIGDDVEVGANVAVDRATMGQTEIQTGTKIDNLVHIGHNDRIGRHCLIVSQVGLAGSVKVGDRTVIAGQAGVANQTNVGADCLVLARSGVTKDLPDHSKVSGFPAQDHLLELKQQAARSRLPQIVEQMRQMQRRIEQLEVQLLGRL from the coding sequence ATGGGAGTCCAATTCAGCGCTGCTGAATTGACCGACCTGGTCGGCGGCGAGCTGTCGGGCGATCCCGGGCGGCTGGTCGTGGGTGCCCGGCCTCCGGAGGAAGCCGAAGGGGGCGATCTGACCTTTGCCCTCGACCTGCATGCGCGCAAGCTCATCGAGACGACCCGCGCCGGGGTGGCGATCACCCCGGTGCGCTGGCCCTTCGAGCATCTCACCCAGATCGTGGTGGCCAACCCGCGCCTGGCCATGGCGCAGGTGCTCGCCCACATGTTTCCGCAGCCGATTGCGATGCCGCCCGCGGGCATCCATCCGAGTGCGGTCGTCCATCCGAGTGCCCTCGTCCATCCAAGTGCCTCGGTGGCGGCCCTGGTCTACGTCGGTCCGCGCGCCGCAGTCGGAGCTGAGACGCGCCTATTTCCGGGGGTGTACGTCGGGGCGGAGGCGGTGGTGGGCAGCGGGTGTCTGATTTATCCGAACGTAGTGCTCATGGACGGCATCTGCCTGGGCGACCGGGTGGTCATCCACGCGGGCAGCGTGCTCGGCTCCGACGGCTACGGCTTTGTGCCGACCGGCGAAAGACATCTCAAAGTGCCGCAGGTGGGCACGGTGGTTATCGGTGACGACGTCGAGGTGGGCGCCAACGTTGCGGTGGACCGCGCCACGATGGGCCAGACCGAAATCCAGACGGGCACCAAGATCGACAATCTAGTCCACATTGGCCACAACGACCGCATCGGCCGCCACTGCCTGATCGTTTCCCAGGTTGGGCTGGCGGGGTCGGTCAAAGTCGGCGACCGCACCGTGATCGCCGGGCAGGCGGGGGTGGCCAACCAGACCAACGTGGGCGCCGATTGCCTGGTGCTGGCCCGTTCCGGGGTGACCAAAGATTTGCCCGATCACTCTAAAGTCTCTGGTTTTCCGGCCCAAGATCACCTGCTCGAACTCAAGCAGCAGGCGGCCCGCTCGCGCCTGCCGCAGATCGTCGAGCAGATGCGCCAGATGCAGCGGCGCATCGAACAATTAGAAGTGCAGCTGTTGGGGAGGCTTTGA